GTTGGTGTTTCTTGCGTTTTTTGCTGCACTTCTTCAAGTTTTGTTATGATTATGGTAATTACACTAAGCTTCGCCTGGTAATACTCCAGCATGGCATTAATAACGCGTTCGTCGTTTGGATTGGCGCTTAAATCCTCCTTAAGAGATTGATACAAGGTTTCAAATTCGGCGAGTTCGTCATTCATCATATTTTGTTCATCCTCAGAAACCAGGCCCTCGGCTATCCATTTGTTCCATTGTTCAATTCCGTTGTTAATTGAATTGGTGTAATAGTATTCAACTTCGCCATATTCAGGAGATATAGATGCCAGCGAAACAGCGGAGTTGTTATTATTTGCATTAAAAATACCGTGGTTGGTGGGAGACAGGTATATAAAAGCCTGGTTTACGATTAAAAATGCAAATACTGCAGCAGCTGCAATTTTCCAAATAAGGCTTAGGTTTAATTTTTTGCTTTGTTTGTTTTGTGCATTAAGTCTGGCTTCAAAACGGGCAAAGTGTCCTTCCATTGGTTCGTTGTCGTTTAACGCATCAATGTTTTCAAAAATTAATTTTTCTATGTTATCCTTTTTTTCCATTTCCTTCAATTGTATGAAAATATTTCTCTTCCTTTTAAAAGCTCTCTCAATTTATTTTTTGCTCGTAACAGCTGGGTTCTCGAAGCCGAATTGCTAATTCCCAAAACCTGGCTGATTTCTTCATGGTCGTAACCTTCAATAAGGTAAAGACTCAGTACAACCCGGTACCCGTCAGATAGCTCCTGAATAGCCTGTTTCAAAACTTTGGCGTCCAATTCGCGGCTCTCCATCTGGTATTCGGCAATTTCTGCGGTTTGTTCGTTTACCTCCTCAAAATGTACCTTACGTTTTTTTAAATAATCCAATGAACGGTTTACTACAATACGCTTTAACCATGCTCCAAAACTGACTTCGCCTTTGTAGGTTTCAATTTTGTTAAATGCACTTAAAAAGGCTTCCTGCATAACGTCTTCAGCTTCCATTTCATCATTTAAAATTCGCAGACTGACACTGTACATTGCTTTGTAGTACAATTTATACAGTTGGAATTGCGCCTTTTGGCTTCCTTCCTTACACTGATCGATTATCTCCTGATGAATATTTTTATAAAGTGTATTCAAACTCTTGTTTTTCTGATTGAATGACGAAGGCAATTTTTTAATGTTGCATACGTTGTGAAATTATTTTTTGTTTTGAAGCAATTTATTACAAAATGAATGCAACAAATGAATATCATTTTCACCTAAAAAATTTATTCTTTCCAGAAAACGAGGGTAGATATTACTTTCGGGATTGAAACCACTTTCAAGTAGCAGGCGTTTTACTTTATCTTTTAAAGCCATAAAACTTTCCTCATTTCTGGAGTCAGGCTTTTGTTTGTTGTAACGCAGCTGCGATAGCTCGTAGGCATAAAGCATAACCGCTTGAGCCAGGTTTAACGAGGGGTAAGTAGTTTTTAAAGGAACTGTAGTCAGGGTGTCACATAATTTCATTTCATTGTTGGAAAGCCCCGATTCTTCGCGACCAAACACAACAGCCACTTTTTTTATGCTGTTGCCTTTTGATGTTAGAATTGTTTTGAGCTCGGGAAGAGTAGGATAATCAGCTTTTACTGATCGTTTTTTTGCGGTAGTTCCAATAATATAATCAAAACCTGCAATGGCCTGCTCTAAGGTACTAAATACTTGAGCCTCTTCAAGTATTTCGTTTGATGCATGGGCCAGCCAACGTGCCGGATTGCTTAAATGATTGCATGGGTTTACCAAATATAGTTGGTTAAAACCCATGGTTTTTAGTGCCCTGGCACTTGCTCCAATATTTTCGGGGACTGCGGGTTCAACTAAAACAAATGCTATTTCCATGTGGCATATAATATTTGCCAGCGAAAATAATGTTTTACAACGAATTATAATATTTTACCAACGCAACCAATGGTGCTTCTTTGTTGGGTTTTACTTTATTCTTTTTTATGTAGGTGGTAATTGCTTCCTGATGCTCAGGAAACAGCTGCGGAAGATCTTTTTTTGTTTCAATTTTAACAGCCGCTTCTTTTCCCACCCGCAAATAATAGACTGATGGGCGTTGAATAAATTGGGCTGGCTCCGGGTCTTTATAGGGCGCTGCCTCTTTCGGTTTTTGATAGTCAACAACCGGTCGTGCATACAAGCTAAGCTCTCCTTCGTGCAGTATGATAAAAAAGCCCCGCTTTATTTTTTTTGACAGCTGATAGGGAATGTACGACAGCTGGTATTTGCCAAAAACAGCTTTTTCTACAATTTCGGGGGTGGCCATGGCCATTACCTGTTCGCCTGAATTCCGAAATTGCAACTCGTCGTTATAAACATTGTAACGTAATGGTATGCCGTTAAATTGTACTTTTTGGTAAGTGTAAATGGTCCCCTCAATAAATTCATCGTTTAAAAACGGCGAACCTTCAATTTCATTTTCTGTCAGAAAGGTTGAATATTCACCTGTTTGCATTTTGTACGATTCAAAAAAATCAACAGCATTGCGGATGTCGTATACACTTTGTGCAGAGCATACTATCGTAGTGAAAATAAGTAACAGAGAGGTGAGAAATAAGCGCTTCATTTGATTAAGTTTTAAATGCTCGTGTAAATTATAAAACTCCGGCTTAGAATCATAATTCTTTTGAAGTGAAAATTGTATTTGCACAATCGTTAAATAGTATTTGTTGAAAATATGTTCTGTTTATTCCACCGCAAGCACAGATTTGCTTAGGGATAAAAAAGTTTATTGTTTTTAAAAGTGCTGTGATATTGCCGGGGCTTAAAATTTATTATTGCTAATTTTGCCCGAAAATAATTTATGCAAGCACCGGAACTTCTTTTACCCGTTGGAAACCCTGAATCGTTTTATGCTGCACTACGTGGTGGCGCCAATGCAATTTATTTGGGGTTAAAACAGTTTAATGCCCGCGGCAGGGCAAAAAACTTTACCAATGGACAGCTTGTAACCCTATTAAACGAAGCAAAAAAATACCAGGTTCAGGTTTATATTACTTTAAACACCGTAATAAAAAATGCCGAATTACCGGAGCTGCTCGAGTATCTGAATTTTTTAAACCAGGCTGGAGTTAGCGCCGTAATTATTCAAGACTGGGGCGTTTATTTTATTGCCCGATCTTACTTTCCTAAATTGGTATTGCACGCCAGTACGCAAATGGGAATTCATAACTCAACAGGTGCCAACTATGCCCATAAAAAAGGAATTGAACGTGTGGTATTAGCCCGCGAATTAACCTTGTCAGAACTCACAAAAATTTGTAAAAAAAGCAAAGCCGAAACCGAAGTTTTTATTCATGGTGCTTTATGTTATTCGTTTTCAGGCATGTGTCTTTACAGTAGTTATGCGGGCGGTAGGGGAGCCAATCGTGGTTTGTGTACACAGCCTTGCCGTCGAAATTACAGTGCCGCCAAAAGCACTGATTACCTGTTTAATTTAAAAGATAACCAGTTAATCGACCTGGTGCCTCGATTTGGCAGAATGGGAGTAAGCAGTCTGAAAATCGAGGGTAGAATGAAATCGGGTGAATACAGTTTCCGGGTTGCAAAAGCGTATCGTCTGGCTCTTGATAGTCAGCAAAACATAAATGAAGCGAAGAAACTCCTTGCCCTTGATTTTGGACGTGAAAAAACGGCTTACTTTATGGGAAAGGATGTAAAATTAGCTATCTCTGACCGAACAGTTGCAGGCGTTTACCTGGGGCAGGTAAAACGTACCAGGGGCCAGTTGTTGTGGATAAGCTCGGAAATAGCAATTGAACCGGGGTTTCGTTTGCGCTTTCATGTTGCCAATGCCGATAAACAACAAACCATTAAGGTTAAAGAGGTAATAGAAGAAGATGGTCTTTTCAGGATAAATACCGATGGAAAACAAATAAAAAACAACAGCGAGGTATATTTATCGGGCATTAACGATGTAAAATTTCCTTCAAAGCTCGACGAGTCAAAAGATAACTTCAGGCAACTGAAATTTGGACATAAACAAAAGATATTGAATGCTTTAAAAGCTAAAAATACCATTGGGAGGGACGAGTTTTTCTTTCGTATAAACTCGATGGAGTGGCTTAAAAAGATGAACCTCAATGAAATGGATGGTTTATTTTTATCATTCTCGAAAATTACATGGAGTAGGTTTGATCCGGAATTGCCATTTATTCAAAAGTTTAGGGATAAGATTTACGTGGAACTTCCTAAATTTATTCAACAGGATGCTATACAGTTTTATCGCGAACTGA
Above is a genomic segment from uncultured Draconibacterium sp. containing:
- a CDS encoding tRNA/rRNA methyltransferase, whose translation is MEIAFVLVEPAVPENIGASARALKTMGFNQLYLVNPCNHLSNPARWLAHASNEILEEAQVFSTLEQAIAGFDYIIGTTAKKRSVKADYPTLPELKTILTSKGNSIKKVAVVFGREESGLSNNEMKLCDTLTTVPLKTTYPSLNLAQAVMLYAYELSQLRYNKQKPDSRNEESFMALKDKVKRLLLESGFNPESNIYPRFLERINFLGENDIHLLHSFCNKLLQNKK
- a CDS encoding sigma-70 family RNA polymerase sigma factor, whose product is MNTLYKNIHQEIIDQCKEGSQKAQFQLYKLYYKAMYSVSLRILNDEMEAEDVMQEAFLSAFNKIETYKGEVSFGAWLKRIVVNRSLDYLKKRKVHFEEVNEQTAEIAEYQMESRELDAKVLKQAIQELSDGYRVVLSLYLIEGYDHEEISQVLGISNSASRTQLLRAKNKLRELLKGREIFSYN
- a CDS encoding peptidase U32 family protein is translated as MQAPELLLPVGNPESFYAALRGGANAIYLGLKQFNARGRAKNFTNGQLVTLLNEAKKYQVQVYITLNTVIKNAELPELLEYLNFLNQAGVSAVIIQDWGVYFIARSYFPKLVLHASTQMGIHNSTGANYAHKKGIERVVLARELTLSELTKICKKSKAETEVFIHGALCYSFSGMCLYSSYAGGRGANRGLCTQPCRRNYSAAKSTDYLFNLKDNQLIDLVPRFGRMGVSSLKIEGRMKSGEYSFRVAKAYRLALDSQQNINEAKKLLALDFGREKTAYFMGKDVKLAISDRTVAGVYLGQVKRTRGQLLWISSEIAIEPGFRLRFHVANADKQQTIKVKEVIEEDGLFRINTDGKQIKNNSEVYLSGINDVKFPSKLDESKDNFRQLKFGHKQKILNALKAKNTIGRDEFFFRINSMEWLKKMNLNEMDGLFLSFSKITWSRFDPELPFIQKFRDKIYVELPKFIQQDAIQFYRELIARMVKSGIRSFVISHLSQKELIPPKCKIVCNENVYVFNDAAATFLKNEGVALFSYPQEIDFETMFSLTHKDGIVPVYFYPELFYSRMPVQIDGTEAELIDDMKIKLKRFRRNGITSIVPRIPVSISQSKNKLRKNGFYRYLIDLSYEPVSKHRAKTIKSRVLRSEQIQPSNTFNFNKGLK